The following coding sequences are from one Primulina eburnea isolate SZY01 chromosome 15, ASM2296580v1, whole genome shotgun sequence window:
- the LOC140815503 gene encoding uncharacterized protein, which produces MKTAHSRHKSYTDQQRRDLEFAVGDHVFVKVAPMKGVMRFGKKGKLSPRFIGPSEILVRVGTLAYRVALPMNLAGVHNVFHVLMLRKYMSNTSHVLNYEPLQLTPNLSFEERPTQILDRQERKLRNKVIHMVKVK; this is translated from the coding sequence atgaagaccgctCATAGCCGACATAAGAGTTATACAGACCAACAGCGTAGGGATCTTGAGTTTGCAGTAGGGGATCATGTGTTCGTGAAAGTCGCaccgatgaagggtgtgatgagattcggGAAGAAGGGAAAGCTCAGCCCTAGATTCATAGGACCGTCCGAGATCCTGGTGAGAGTTGGGACTCTCGCATACAGAGTTGCTTTACCGATGAATCTGGcaggagttcataatgtgttccacgtattgATGCTGCGTAAGTACATGTCGAACACTTCGCATGTACTGAATTACGAGCCACTGCAGTTGACACCGAACCTATCTTTTGAGGAGAGACCCACTCAGATTTTGGATAGGCAGGAGAGGAAGCTCCGGAACAAGGTTATCCacatggtcaaggtcaagtga